TCAATTATTAATTCTTTTCTATTCATCAAAAAAATGTAATGTATTTTGGGAAAATATAATGAATAAAAGATTAAGAAAATATAAATAAAAAAGGAAGTCGTTTGACTTCCTTTTAAAATTTTGAAATTTGGAAATTATGCTTCTTTTTCTTTAAAGCGATAATCTATTTTTTCAGCCACCATTTTTTTTACAGCTTGAACATGAGGTTTATCTCTTTTTTCAAACTCCAAAGAAATTTTTTCTTGCTCTTGATTATCTCTTTCATCAAAATCATCATCAGTTGCTGGAGCAAATGTGCTGATCAAATTACTAAATTCAGTTTTATTTTCTTCATTTAATCTTCTGGCTTCTTGAGCAGAAACAATTACTGCT
The nucleotide sequence above comes from Ignavibacteriota bacterium. Encoded proteins:
- a CDS encoding DNA-directed RNA polymerase subunit omega: MSIKPVDLRILKEKANSLYEAVIVSAQEARRLNEENKTEFSNLISTFAPATDDDFDERDNQEQEKISLEFEKRDKPHVQAVKKMVAEKIDYRFKEKEA